The Streptomyces sp. Mut1 genome window below encodes:
- a CDS encoding small secreted protein encodes MNKKLAAALSGGAVLVLTLSGCSDDSDDKVNDWAKKVCDQVQPQLQKIANANASIQQQTADNSKPADVQETDSAAFHQISQAYKALGSAVESAGPPPVDDGETTQKEAVKELNASSTAYAKLQKKVDALETKDQAKFADGLKGIADELNKISTNGDQALNKLQSGEVGSAMAKQEGCQKPTASASPSTGSSDDSEPSKEASPSVSPSKKS; translated from the coding sequence GTGAACAAGAAGCTTGCAGCCGCGCTGTCCGGCGGTGCGGTACTGGTACTGACGCTGTCGGGCTGCAGCGACGACAGCGACGACAAGGTGAACGACTGGGCCAAGAAGGTCTGCGACCAGGTCCAGCCGCAGTTGCAGAAGATCGCGAACGCCAACGCCTCCATCCAGCAGCAGACGGCCGACAACAGCAAGCCCGCCGATGTCCAGGAGACCGACTCGGCCGCCTTCCACCAGATCTCGCAGGCGTACAAGGCGCTGGGTTCCGCTGTCGAGTCGGCGGGTCCGCCGCCGGTCGACGACGGTGAGACCACGCAGAAGGAGGCCGTGAAGGAGCTCAATGCCTCCTCCACCGCCTACGCGAAGCTGCAGAAGAAGGTCGACGCCCTGGAGACGAAGGACCAGGCGAAGTTCGCCGACGGCCTCAAGGGAATCGCGGACGAGCTGAACAAGATCAGCACCAACGGCGATCAGGCGCTGAACAAGCTCCAGTCCGGCGAGGTCGGCAGCGCGATGGCCAAGCAGGAGGGCTGTCAGAAGCCCACCGCGTCGGCCTCGCCCTCGACCGGTTCCTCGGACGACTCCGAGCCGTCGAAGGAAGCGTCGCCGTCCGTGTCGCCCAGCAAGAAGTCGTAA
- a CDS encoding ATP-binding protein produces the protein MATVELRFSAQPEHVRTARLVAAAVARRAGVDEAVLDEVRLAVGEACSRAVGLHRSHGITAPVAVFLIEEEKAFSIEVGDEVPGPGADGSVPGGVSGRRGVVSGGGLDQPEPETDDEDEMGLAVISGLVDDVEVRSGADGGVIRMTWPKTPVAVLP, from the coding sequence ATGGCCACCGTTGAACTCCGCTTCAGCGCCCAGCCCGAACACGTCAGGACCGCCCGTCTCGTGGCAGCGGCCGTGGCGCGCCGGGCCGGGGTCGACGAGGCCGTGCTCGACGAGGTCCGACTCGCCGTGGGCGAGGCGTGCAGCCGGGCTGTTGGGCTGCACCGCAGTCATGGCATCACGGCCCCTGTCGCGGTCTTCCTGATCGAGGAGGAGAAGGCGTTCTCCATCGAGGTCGGTGACGAGGTGCCGGGCCCCGGCGCGGACGGCTCCGTGCCCGGTGGGGTTTCCGGACGGCGCGGTGTCGTGTCCGGCGGAGGGCTCGACCAGCCCGAGCCGGAGACCGATGACGAGGACGAGATGGGCCTCGCGGTCATCAGCGGTCTCGTCGACGACGTGGAGGTCAGGTCCGGCGCGGACGGCGGAGTGATCCGGATGACCTGGCCCAAGACGCCGGTGGCCGTACTGCCCTGA
- a CDS encoding STAS domain-containing protein yields MDLSLSTRNVSGPGGDRTVVEVGGEIDVYTAPKLREQLVELVNDGSYHLVVDMEGVDFLDSTGLGVLVGGLKRVRAHEGSLRLVCNQERILKIFRITGLTKVFPIHTTVDEAVAATD; encoded by the coding sequence GTGGACCTGTCCTTGTCGACTCGCAATGTGTCCGGCCCTGGTGGCGACCGTACGGTCGTCGAGGTCGGTGGCGAGATTGATGTGTATACCGCGCCCAAGCTGCGCGAGCAGTTGGTCGAGTTGGTGAATGACGGCAGCTACCACCTGGTTGTCGACATGGAAGGCGTCGACTTTCTCGACTCCACCGGCCTCGGCGTGCTTGTGGGCGGCTTGAAGCGCGTGCGCGCCCATGAGGGCTCGCTGCGCCTGGTGTGCAACCAGGAGCGCATTCTCAAGATTTTCCGGATCACCGGTCTGACCAAGGTGTTCCCGATCCACACCACGGTCGACGAGGCCGTCGCGGCCACCGACTGA
- a CDS encoding DEAD/DEAH box helicase, protein MAFNHLPAAMHDALGPLSALPVTHSVPMAKNHRPSRPPESGGSRPSPDTVLDRLAAGAGRSARITHTEHLPPRAGTHAVWPDRIRPEVIAAIQKAGIDHPWTHQAAAAEHALDGTSVVIATGTASGKSLAYLAPVLSALLDGSEAPNGRGATALYLAPTKALAADQRRSVKALAAPLGNGIRPAVFDGDTPFEEREWVRQYANYVLTNPDMLHRGILPSHPRWSSFLRSLRYVVIDECHTYRGVFGSHVAQVVRRLRRLCARYGADPVFLLASATSAQPAVAAGRLTGLSVTEVADDASPRGELVFALWEPPLTELHGEKGAPVRRTATAETADLLTDLTVQGVRSVAFVRSRRGAELISVIAKERLAEVDRTLPARVAAYRGGYLPEERRALERALHSGRLLGLAATTALELGIDVSGLDAVVISGYPGTRASLWQQAGRAGRAGQGALAILVARDDPLDTFLVHHPEALFEQPVESTVLDPDNPYVLAPHLCAAAAELPLTERDLQLFGPATAGLLPQLETAKLLRRRASGWHWTRRERAADLTDIRGEGGRPVQIVEEGTGRLLGTVDESAAHSTVHEGAVHLHQGRTYLVRKLDLEDSVALVEEAAPPYSTTARDTTAIAVLETDTEIPWGDGRLCYGSVEVTNQVVSFLRRKLITGEVLGESKLELPPRTLRTRAVWWTVTEDQLDAARINPEILGGALHAAEHASIGMLPLFATCDRWDIGGVSVPLHPDTLLPTVFVYDGHPGGAGFAERAFRTAHEWLSATRLAIASCECDAGCPSCIQSPKCGNGNEPLHKRGAVRLLTELLRSAPPAPDGPASPDSLEPEQGPAEPGSPTLPKTEASPAEGPEEPSPQVPPEP, encoded by the coding sequence ATGGCATTCAATCACTTACCGGCAGCCATGCACGACGCCTTGGGACCATTGTCCGCCTTGCCAGTGACACACTCGGTGCCGATGGCCAAGAATCACCGCCCCAGTCGACCCCCGGAGAGTGGGGGCTCCCGCCCCTCTCCCGACACGGTCCTCGACCGGCTCGCCGCAGGGGCGGGCCGGTCCGCGCGCATCACTCATACGGAGCACCTGCCCCCGCGCGCGGGAACCCATGCCGTCTGGCCCGATCGCATCCGTCCGGAAGTGATCGCGGCCATCCAGAAGGCCGGCATCGACCACCCCTGGACCCATCAGGCGGCCGCCGCCGAACACGCTCTGGACGGCACATCGGTCGTGATCGCCACCGGAACTGCCTCCGGCAAGTCGCTCGCCTACCTCGCCCCGGTGCTCAGCGCGCTCCTGGACGGCTCCGAGGCCCCCAACGGGCGAGGTGCCACCGCTCTCTACCTCGCCCCCACCAAGGCCCTGGCAGCCGACCAGAGGCGCTCGGTGAAGGCGCTCGCCGCTCCGCTGGGCAACGGCATCCGGCCCGCCGTCTTCGACGGTGACACCCCCTTCGAAGAACGCGAGTGGGTACGTCAGTACGCCAACTACGTCCTCACCAACCCCGACATGCTGCACCGCGGGATACTCCCGTCACACCCCCGCTGGTCCTCCTTCCTGCGCTCCCTGCGCTACGTCGTCATCGACGAGTGCCACACCTACCGGGGCGTCTTCGGCTCCCACGTCGCCCAGGTGGTGCGCCGGCTCCGCCGCCTCTGTGCCCGCTACGGCGCCGATCCCGTCTTCCTCCTCGCCTCCGCCACCTCCGCCCAGCCCGCAGTCGCGGCGGGCCGCCTCACCGGCCTCTCGGTCACAGAGGTGGCCGACGACGCCTCCCCGCGCGGCGAACTCGTCTTCGCCCTGTGGGAACCCCCGCTGACCGAACTGCACGGCGAGAAGGGTGCCCCGGTACGCCGTACCGCCACGGCCGAGACCGCCGACCTGCTCACCGACCTCACCGTGCAGGGCGTCCGCTCGGTCGCCTTCGTCCGCTCCAGGCGCGGCGCCGAACTCATCTCCGTCATCGCCAAGGAACGCCTCGCCGAGGTCGACCGCACCCTCCCGGCCCGGGTCGCCGCCTACCGCGGGGGGTACCTCCCCGAGGAACGCCGTGCCCTGGAGCGCGCTCTGCACTCCGGCCGGCTGCTCGGCCTCGCCGCCACCACCGCCCTCGAACTCGGCATCGACGTGTCGGGCCTGGACGCCGTCGTCATATCCGGATATCCGGGCACGAGGGCCTCCCTGTGGCAGCAGGCGGGCCGCGCCGGGCGGGCGGGTCAAGGCGCGCTCGCCATCCTGGTGGCCCGCGACGACCCGCTGGACACCTTCCTCGTCCACCACCCCGAGGCCCTGTTCGAACAGCCCGTGGAGTCGACCGTCCTCGACCCGGACAACCCGTACGTCCTGGCCCCCCACTTGTGCGCAGCGGCAGCCGAACTGCCGCTCACCGAACGCGACCTGCAGCTCTTCGGCCCTGCCACGGCCGGCCTCCTCCCGCAGCTGGAGACCGCGAAGCTGCTCCGCAGGCGGGCTTCGGGCTGGCACTGGACCCGGCGCGAGCGGGCCGCCGACCTGACCGATATCCGTGGCGAGGGCGGCCGCCCCGTCCAGATCGTCGAGGAGGGCACCGGAAGGCTACTGGGCACCGTGGACGAGTCCGCCGCCCACAGCACCGTGCACGAGGGCGCCGTCCACCTCCACCAGGGCCGCACCTACCTGGTCCGGAAACTGGACCTGGAGGACTCCGTGGCCCTGGTCGAGGAGGCCGCCCCGCCGTACTCGACCACCGCACGCGACACCACCGCCATCGCCGTCCTGGAGACTGACACCGAGATCCCCTGGGGGGACGGGCGGCTCTGCTACGGGTCCGTCGAGGTCACCAACCAGGTCGTCTCCTTCCTCCGCCGCAAACTGATCACCGGCGAGGTGCTCGGCGAGAGCAAGCTGGAGCTGCCACCCCGCACCCTGCGCACCCGTGCCGTGTGGTGGACGGTGACCGAGGACCAGCTCGACGCCGCCCGGATCAATCCCGAGATCCTCGGGGGCGCGCTGCACGCCGCCGAGCACGCCTCGATCGGGATGCTGCCGCTCTTCGCCACCTGCGACCGCTGGGACATCGGCGGGGTGTCCGTGCCCCTGCACCCGGACACCCTGCTGCCGACCGTCTTCGTGTACGACGGCCATCCCGGCGGTGCCGGATTCGCCGAGCGCGCGTTCCGCACCGCACACGAGTGGCTGTCCGCCACACGCCTGGCCATCGCGTCCTGCGAGTGCGACGCGGGCTGCCCGTCGTGCATCCAGTCCCCCAAGTGCGGCAACGGCAACGAACCCCTGCACAAACGAGGTGCCGTCCGGCTTCTCACAGAGCTCCTCCGATCCGCGCCTCCGGCCCCTGATGGTCCTGCCTCCCCGGACTCGCTCGAACCGGAACAAGGCCCGGCCGAGCCCGGCTCTCCCACCCTGCCGAAGACGGAAGCGTCACCGGCGGAGGGGCCGGAGGAGCCGTCGCCGCAGGTCCCGCCCGAGCCCTGA
- a CDS encoding TadE family type IV pilus minor pilin, translating into MRSSETGDEAVVGDEAVAGVGLLGDRGAVTAEAAMVIPVLAVFALALLWALMAASAQIRCVDAARAGARAAARSEPAPLVKEAALSAAPAGAAVDVERSGALWRVRVSAPTPGPGSLAVTLSAEAAAAAEDAPAREDALVAETEAGAKPGAGVGSDAGVTDGHREGGGLGGRRAVKGDEA; encoded by the coding sequence ATGCGAAGTTCTGAGACCGGTGACGAAGCGGTGGTCGGCGACGAAGCGGTCGCGGGCGTCGGATTGCTGGGCGATCGGGGTGCGGTGACGGCGGAGGCCGCGATGGTGATTCCGGTGCTGGCGGTCTTTGCCCTTGCGCTGCTGTGGGCGTTGATGGCTGCCTCTGCCCAGATTCGGTGCGTGGATGCCGCTCGGGCAGGCGCCCGTGCGGCAGCCCGTTCCGAACCGGCACCGCTCGTGAAGGAGGCCGCTCTTTCCGCGGCGCCCGCCGGGGCTGCGGTCGACGTGGAACGGTCCGGGGCGCTGTGGCGGGTCAGGGTGTCTGCTCCGACGCCCGGCCCGGGGAGCCTGGCCGTGACCCTGAGCGCGGAGGCCGCTGCGGCGGCCGAGGACGCACCGGCGAGGGAGGACGCGCTGGTCGCGGAGACAGAGGCGGGGGCGAAGCCGGGGGCCGGGGTGGGGTCCGATGCCGGTGTGACGGACGGGCACAGGGAGGGAGGAGGGCTTGGCGGGAGGCGAGCTGTGAAGGGGGATGAGGCGTGA
- a CDS encoding DUF4244 domain-containing protein, with protein sequence MMRKIRNWMRSVAGVVRSRADSGMTTSEYAVGTIAACAFAAVLYKVVTSPAVMAQLQSLLKGALDAKF encoded by the coding sequence ATGATGCGCAAAATCAGGAATTGGATGCGGTCCGTGGCGGGCGTCGTCCGGAGTCGGGCCGATAGCGGAATGACAACTTCTGAGTACGCGGTGGGCACGATCGCCGCCTGTGCGTTTGCCGCGGTGCTCTACAAGGTGGTCACCAGCCCTGCGGTCATGGCCCAACTGCAATCGCTGCTGAAGGGCGCACTCGATGCGAAGTTCTGA
- a CDS encoding type II secretion system F family protein, with amino-acid sequence MRGLAGDAVHTVGAVGVALGLCCQVVLPLARRQTGRRLRRRGEWLLAVAPMAPAVWPATSRASIPLGGRPMPVGQFKRWAALLGIVLTGWFLVGGPVGWAVGLGSAYAAWWWQRSRRGQAAGLAAEEKVRAAETVRQLPLAADLLAACISAGAGPTEAAEAVGESLGGTVGEQLARTAAEIRLGGDPAVAWGRFGEIPGAAALARCLDRAGSTGAPAAEPVARMAEALRAERARAAVARAQRAAVMVTAPVGLCFLPAFLAVGVAPVVIGLAGGLLQPA; translated from the coding sequence ATGAGGGGCTTGGCCGGCGATGCCGTTCATACGGTGGGGGCCGTCGGTGTGGCACTGGGGCTTTGCTGCCAGGTGGTTCTGCCCTTGGCCAGGCGGCAGACCGGTCGGCGGTTGCGGCGGCGGGGCGAGTGGCTTCTGGCGGTGGCTCCGATGGCGCCCGCCGTGTGGCCGGCCACGTCCCGAGCGTCCATACCGCTCGGGGGGCGGCCCATGCCCGTTGGGCAGTTCAAACGGTGGGCGGCGCTGCTGGGCATCGTGCTGACCGGGTGGTTCCTGGTCGGTGGGCCGGTGGGGTGGGCGGTCGGCCTGGGATCGGCCTACGCCGCCTGGTGGTGGCAGCGGTCCCGCCGCGGGCAGGCTGCCGGGCTCGCGGCGGAGGAAAAGGTACGTGCGGCGGAGACCGTGCGCCAACTTCCCCTGGCAGCAGACCTGCTGGCGGCCTGTATCTCCGCCGGCGCCGGTCCGACAGAGGCGGCCGAAGCAGTGGGTGAGTCGCTGGGCGGCACCGTGGGTGAGCAGCTCGCACGCACTGCGGCGGAAATCCGGCTCGGCGGTGACCCTGCCGTCGCCTGGGGGCGGTTCGGTGAAATACCAGGCGCTGCTGCCCTGGCCCGCTGCCTGGACCGGGCGGGTTCGACCGGTGCTCCGGCGGCGGAGCCGGTGGCTCGGATGGCCGAGGCGTTGCGGGCCGAGCGGGCAAGGGCGGCTGTGGCCAGGGCCCAGCGGGCTGCCGTGATGGTCACCGCCCCTGTCGGGCTCTGCTTCCTCCCCGCCTTCTTGGCCGTTGGGGTGGCGCCCGTGGTGATCGGGCTGGCCGGGGGCTTGCTGCAACCGGCTTAG
- a CDS encoding type II secretion system F family protein — protein MYAAALCAVTAVWLLVGNGRTRRRARGMLSGEVNPSEPRERWGNVRSRIRAGLKGRWEWLCLPVASVLAVLGQSVLPMIAGAAAIPVVRRWLRRRRLRAKREVRADGVVDLCGALVGELRAGHEPGQALVVAVRSTGVMGETAFRVSAAARFGGDVPKALAQAAGEPGLEGLAGVAACWRVAVGSGAGLAAGLDRLESALRAERRQREELRAQLAGAWSTVAVLALLPVLGTGLGAALGADPLRVLFHSPAGLFCLVTGGLLEVCGLLWAARIVRAGEAA, from the coding sequence GTGTACGCCGCAGCGCTGTGTGCGGTGACGGCGGTCTGGCTGCTGGTGGGGAACGGGCGAACGCGGCGCAGGGCCCGGGGGATGCTTTCCGGCGAGGTCAATCCGTCGGAGCCCCGGGAGCGCTGGGGGAACGTCCGGAGCCGGATCCGGGCGGGGCTGAAAGGGCGGTGGGAGTGGCTCTGCCTGCCGGTGGCTTCGGTTCTGGCGGTTCTCGGACAGTCAGTGCTGCCGATGATCGCGGGGGCGGCCGCGATTCCCGTGGTGCGGAGGTGGCTGCGCAGGAGGAGGCTGCGCGCGAAACGGGAAGTCCGGGCTGACGGGGTCGTGGACCTGTGCGGCGCGCTGGTCGGCGAGTTGAGGGCAGGGCATGAGCCGGGGCAGGCACTGGTCGTCGCGGTTCGCAGCACAGGGGTGATGGGCGAAACCGCCTTCAGGGTGTCGGCCGCCGCGCGGTTCGGCGGCGATGTTCCGAAGGCGCTGGCGCAGGCGGCGGGTGAACCGGGCCTGGAGGGGCTGGCCGGAGTGGCCGCCTGTTGGCGGGTGGCGGTGGGCAGTGGTGCGGGCCTCGCGGCGGGCCTGGACCGGCTGGAAAGCGCATTGCGGGCCGAGCGTCGTCAACGCGAGGAACTACGGGCACAACTGGCGGGAGCTTGGTCGACGGTCGCGGTTCTGGCGCTGCTGCCGGTGCTGGGCACGGGACTTGGTGCCGCGCTGGGAGCGGATCCGCTGAGGGTGCTGTTCCACAGTCCGGCCGGCCTGTTCTGCCTGGTCACAGGTGGGTTGCTGGAGGTCTGCGGTCTTCTGTGGGCCGCCCGTATCGTGCGGGCGGGGGAAGCGGCATGA
- a CDS encoding TadA family conjugal transfer-associated ATPase yields MTEALLDAVRQRLAHSGAAPTPAGVAAALRAQGRLLGTAEVLGRADELRGELIGTGVLEPLLADPQVTDVLVSAPDRVWVDRGTGLELTEVAFADAAAVRRLAQRLAAVAGRRLDDARPWVDARLPDGTRMHAVLPPVSVGSTCLSLRVVRPRAFSLTELVEAGTVPPGGDRVLRALVEARVSYLISGGTGAGKTTLLSSLLGAVGERERIVLAEDSAELRPDHPHVVRLESRPANQEGAGRVTLRDLVRQALRMRPDRLVVGEVRGSEVTELLAALNTGHEGGSGTVHANAAGHVPARLEALGTAAGLDRAALHSQLAAALSVVVHLARDRAGRRRIADVHVLERDAAGLVVTVPALRWNAAGFERERGWERLRELTGGVL; encoded by the coding sequence ATGACCGAGGCGCTGCTCGACGCCGTACGGCAACGGCTTGCGCACAGCGGCGCAGCGCCGACCCCGGCGGGGGTTGCCGCGGCGTTGCGCGCCCAGGGGCGATTGCTCGGCACGGCGGAAGTGCTTGGCAGAGCAGATGAGTTGAGGGGCGAGCTGATTGGTACGGGGGTGTTGGAACCGCTCCTTGCCGACCCTCAGGTTACGGATGTCCTGGTCTCCGCGCCCGATCGGGTGTGGGTGGACCGGGGCACCGGGCTCGAACTCACTGAGGTGGCCTTCGCCGACGCCGCGGCCGTCCGCAGGCTGGCGCAACGGCTCGCGGCCGTGGCGGGGCGACGGCTCGACGACGCCCGGCCCTGGGTGGACGCGAGGCTCCCCGACGGGACCCGGATGCATGCGGTGCTGCCTCCGGTGTCCGTCGGCTCGACGTGCCTCTCGCTGCGAGTGGTCAGGCCCAGGGCATTCTCGCTGACGGAGTTGGTGGAAGCGGGGACAGTGCCGCCCGGGGGCGACCGGGTGCTGAGGGCTCTGGTGGAGGCCCGGGTCTCGTACCTGATCAGTGGGGGCACGGGAGCGGGGAAGACGACCCTCCTTTCGAGCCTGTTGGGTGCGGTCGGGGAGCGCGAGAGGATCGTGCTTGCCGAGGATTCGGCGGAGCTGCGGCCGGACCACCCCCACGTCGTGCGGCTGGAGTCGCGCCCCGCGAATCAGGAGGGTGCCGGACGGGTGACTCTCAGGGATCTGGTGCGCCAAGCCCTGCGCATGCGTCCCGACCGGCTGGTGGTCGGTGAGGTGCGGGGAAGCGAGGTCACCGAGCTCTTGGCAGCCCTGAACACGGGACATGAAGGCGGTTCTGGGACTGTCCATGCCAACGCCGCCGGGCACGTTCCGGCCCGGTTGGAGGCGCTCGGGACTGCGGCGGGGCTGGACCGGGCAGCGCTGCACAGCCAGTTGGCGGCGGCCCTGTCGGTGGTGGTCCATCTCGCGCGGGACCGTGCAGGGCGCCGCCGGATCGCCGATGTCCATGTGCTGGAACGTGATGCGGCGGGTCTGGTGGTTACGGTGCCGGCGCTGCGTTGGAACGCTGCGGGTTTCGAGCGGGAACGAGGCTGGGAGCGGCTGCGGGAGCTCACCGGGGGCGTGTTGTGA
- the ssd gene encoding septum site-determining protein Ssd — translation MTEDVELLDDLLRLCAAAGAEPEVHHTLPDRRGGWEQAPMVLVGDDAAARCRGAARRRGVVLVGRDQDSPDVWRQAVEIGAEYVLRLPDSESWLVDQIANAAEGIGRPALTVGVIGGRGGAGASTLACGLAVAAARAGQRTMLIDGDPLGGGIDVVLGGERAEGMRWPDFAHSQGRVGGGALEESLPALHGLRVLSWGRDDWVVIPPPAMRSVLAAARRLGGVVVVDLPRRVDEAVAEALAQLDLGLVVVPGELRAVAAAKRVVSMVGMVLDDLRVVARGPYASGLDEQWVADAMGLPLVGEVPLERGLLDEQGRGEPPGGSARGPLARFCTAFWEQALAQEDAKGPVAGGLS, via the coding sequence GTGACCGAGGATGTGGAGCTGCTCGACGATCTGCTCAGGCTGTGCGCGGCCGCCGGCGCGGAGCCGGAAGTGCATCACACGCTGCCCGACCGCAGAGGGGGCTGGGAACAGGCTCCGATGGTGCTCGTCGGCGATGATGCGGCCGCGCGGTGCCGGGGGGCGGCCCGTAGGCGGGGCGTGGTGCTCGTGGGGCGGGATCAGGATTCGCCCGATGTCTGGCGCCAGGCCGTCGAGATCGGGGCCGAGTACGTGCTTCGTCTCCCCGATTCCGAGAGCTGGCTCGTGGATCAGATCGCCAACGCGGCGGAAGGCATTGGCCGGCCCGCGCTCACGGTAGGGGTGATCGGCGGCCGGGGTGGTGCTGGTGCGTCCACTCTGGCGTGTGGGCTTGCCGTGGCTGCCGCGAGAGCCGGACAACGAACGATGCTCATCGACGGGGATCCGCTGGGCGGCGGCATCGATGTGGTGCTCGGCGGTGAACGGGCTGAGGGGATGAGGTGGCCTGACTTCGCCCATTCCCAGGGGCGGGTCGGCGGAGGTGCGTTGGAGGAGTCGCTGCCCGCGTTGCACGGGCTGCGGGTGCTCAGCTGGGGCCGCGACGACTGGGTCGTCATCCCGCCGCCGGCCATGCGGTCGGTTCTGGCCGCAGCCCGCAGGCTCGGCGGGGTGGTGGTGGTCGATCTGCCACGCCGGGTGGACGAGGCGGTCGCCGAAGCCCTTGCCCAGCTCGATCTGGGCCTTGTGGTGGTCCCCGGCGAGCTGAGGGCGGTCGCGGCGGCGAAGCGGGTGGTGTCGATGGTCGGAATGGTGCTGGATGACCTGCGAGTCGTGGCCCGGGGGCCGTACGCGTCCGGACTCGACGAGCAGTGGGTGGCCGACGCCATGGGTCTGCCGCTGGTAGGTGAAGTCCCACTGGAACGCGGGCTGCTGGACGAGCAGGGCAGGGGCGAGCCGCCCGGCGGCAGCGCGCGCGGGCCACTTGCCAGGTTCTGCACCGCCTTCTGGGAGCAGGCTCTCGCCCAGGAGGACGCCAAAGGCCCGGTCGCGGGGGGCCTCTCATGA
- a CDS encoding HAD family hydrolase has product MLCLVENRFLPRTAAFFDLDKTVIAKSSTLTFSKSFYHGGLINRRAVLRTAYVQFVFLAGGADHDQMERMREYLSALCKGWNVQQVKELVAETLHDLIDPIIYDEAATLIEEHHTAGRDVVIVSTSGAEVVEPIGELLGADRVVATRMVVGDDGCFTGEVEYYAYGPTKAEAIKALAVSEGYDLARCYAYSDSATDVPMLESVGHPHAVNPDRALRREATLREWPILVFDRPVRLKQRVPSFSLPPRPALMAAAAVSAAAVTAGIVWYAARRRSTPASA; this is encoded by the coding sequence ATGCTCTGCCTTGTGGAAAACCGCTTCTTGCCGCGCACAGCTGCCTTCTTCGACCTGGACAAGACGGTCATTGCGAAGTCTTCGACACTGACCTTCAGCAAGTCCTTCTACCACGGCGGACTGATCAACCGCCGCGCTGTGCTGCGCACCGCGTACGTACAGTTCGTGTTCCTCGCCGGGGGTGCGGATCACGACCAGATGGAGCGGATGCGCGAATACCTCTCGGCGCTCTGCAAGGGCTGGAACGTGCAGCAGGTCAAGGAACTCGTGGCCGAGACCCTGCACGACTTGATCGACCCGATCATCTACGACGAGGCCGCGACGCTCATCGAGGAACATCACACCGCAGGGCGAGATGTGGTGATCGTCTCGACATCGGGCGCCGAGGTGGTCGAACCGATCGGCGAGTTGCTCGGCGCCGACCGTGTCGTCGCCACTCGCATGGTCGTCGGCGACGACGGCTGCTTCACCGGCGAGGTGGAGTACTACGCCTACGGCCCCACGAAGGCCGAAGCCATCAAGGCGCTCGCAGTGTCCGAGGGCTACGACCTGGCCCGCTGCTACGCGTACAGCGACTCCGCGACCGATGTACCGATGCTGGAATCCGTCGGCCACCCGCACGCGGTCAATCCGGACCGTGCGCTGCGCCGGGAGGCGACTCTCCGGGAGTGGCCGATTCTCGTCTTCGACCGGCCCGTCCGGCTCAAGCAACGAGTGCCGTCCTTCTCCCTGCCACCGCGTCCCGCGCTCATGGCCGCGGCCGCGGTGAGCGCAGCCGCCGTCACCGCAGGGATCGTCTGGTACGCGGCCCGCCGGCGGTCGACGCCGGCCTCCGCGTAG
- a CDS encoding oxidoreductase, with product MSTTSSDPLVALGALPGVTDAVDSVRKAVDRVYGHRVMRRRSNEVTAEAALRGARGSAALSGADWNLEEMRRRSDFSGDDEARVIGAALRLTAEAGQLLSIWRQSPLRVLARLHLVAAGSAAVEDAVGRPRLAGESVDEPLIEASLPDADEVAGRLDGLSRLILSGSEAPALVMAAVVHGELLALRPFGSYNGLVARTAERIVLIGSGLDPKSICPAEVGHAEQGRAAYAAAFDGYVSGTPEGMAAWIRHCGRSAELGARESTAVCEALQRGAA from the coding sequence ATGAGTACGACTTCCTCGGACCCGCTTGTCGCTCTGGGTGCTCTGCCGGGTGTGACCGACGCGGTGGACTCGGTGCGCAAGGCCGTCGACCGCGTCTACGGTCACCGCGTGATGCGGCGTCGCAGCAATGAGGTCACCGCGGAGGCCGCGCTTCGGGGGGCCCGTGGATCGGCCGCGCTGTCCGGCGCCGACTGGAATCTCGAAGAGATGCGCCGACGCTCGGACTTCAGTGGTGACGACGAGGCTCGTGTGATCGGAGCCGCCCTTCGCCTGACGGCGGAAGCTGGGCAGCTTCTGTCCATCTGGCGCCAGTCTCCGCTGCGAGTCCTGGCCCGGCTCCACCTGGTAGCGGCGGGCAGTGCCGCAGTCGAGGACGCGGTGGGCCGGCCCCGACTCGCGGGCGAGTCGGTGGATGAGCCGCTGATCGAAGCTTCGTTGCCGGACGCGGACGAGGTCGCGGGTCGGTTGGACGGGCTGAGCCGCCTCATCCTTTCGGGGAGCGAGGCGCCCGCCCTGGTGATGGCCGCCGTCGTCCACGGTGAGCTGCTGGCCCTGCGTCCCTTCGGCTCGTACAACGGTCTGGTGGCGCGGACAGCGGAGCGCATCGTGCTGATCGGGAGCGGGCTCGACCCCAAGTCGATCTGCCCGGCCGAAGTCGGACACGCCGAGCAGGGGAGGGCGGCGTACGCGGCGGCCTTCGACGGCTACGTGTCGGGAACGCCGGAGGGTATGGCGGCCTGGATCAGGCATTGCGGCCGCTCGGCGGAGCTGGGCGCAAGGGAATCGACAGCGGTGTGCGAGGCCCTTCAGCGCGGAGCCGCGTAA